GCCTTACTGCGCCATCCAGATGGCGGCTACAGTGTGTTTGTTATCAGCGCCGATAAAGCACAGCGGCGTTTTGTGCGCATTGGCGAGCGGATTAACGGCCATATTGAAGTGCTTAGTGGCCTTGAACCAGGCATGAAAGTAGTTACCCAAGGCAATGAATTATTACGCCAAGGGCAAGCGGTCACTGTTGTTCAAGCGAGGGAGCAATAATGTTAGCGGCGTCAGTAAAGCATGCGACTTTGGTCGCCGTTGCCGTGCTCATCTGCGTGATTTTGGGCGTGGTCGCGGCTTTTAAAATACCCGTGCAGATGATCCCTGATCTTGAAGTGCGCACCATTACTGTGGTTACCAACTGGCCTGGAGCAACGCCACAAGATGTAGAAAAAGAAATTCTTATTGAGCAAGAACGCTATTTACGATCGTTGGCAAACTTAAAAAGAATGTCCAGTTATGCCAATACCGGTGAGGCAGAAATTGAACTGGAATTCCCCTTTGGTGTGGACGTCAACGAGGCGCTGATCAACGTCAGTAACGCGCTATCTCAGGTGCCTAATTATCCAGAAAACGTCGACCAACCGGTATTGTACAGTAGTTCGTTTTCAGCTAATGCGTTTATGTTTTTTACCCTCAAACCACAGCCTGGCAACCCGCTCAATATAGATGTTGATATGTTGCGTGATTATGCCGAAGACTTTGTGCGCCCAGAAATGGAGCGAGTCAGTGGTGTTTCCCAGGTAAATGTACGTGGTGGGGCCTTGTATCAAGTACAAATACTCATCGACCAACAGCAGCTTGCGAGTCGTAACATCAGCCTGGTGGCGGTGCGTGATGCTATTCGCAGCCGCAATCGCGACGCCTCGGCGGGCGATATCGACGGTGGTAAGCGACGTTATTTGCTACGCATGGTTGGGCGCTTTGAATCGGCCCAGGCGTTAGCGGAGCTGGTGATAGCTCAGCGTGATAACACCACGATTCGCCTTAAGGATGTGGCCACTATTAAGCTCGATCATTATGAGCTACGTGATATTGATTATAACGATGGCGAGCGCGCTCTGATGCTTTCGGTACGTCGTGAAAGTGGCTCTAATGTCATGGCTATTAAAGAGCAAATGATGCAGGTCGTTGAGCGCATCAACCAAGATATGTTGGCCAACAATGGTTTGCAATTAACCTTGCTCAGTGACGATGTGCGCTATGTTAAAGGCTCAGTAGAGAATGTATGGACGAACTTGGCGCTCGGAGCATTGCTGGCAACATTGGTGATGTTTTGGTTCTTGAAAAGCCCACGCTCGACCTTAATTGGTGTGCTAGGCATCCCGATATGTACCATCGCCGCATTCTTAGGGTTGTTGCTGTTTGAGCGCACCATCAACGTTATTTCTCTTGCCGGGGTAGCATTTGCCATAGGTATGACCGTGGATAATACCATTGTTGTGCTGGAGAATATTGAACAAGCTCGTCGGCGTGGCCTCGATAAGATCAACGCGGCAATAGCCGGAGTGCAAGAAGTGTGGCCGGCGGTGGTGGCTTCAACCTTGACTACGGTGTTAGTGTTTGCGCCGATTTTATTTATCCGCCAAGAAGCAGGACAGTTATATTCTGACGTGGCCATCGCAATTTCTGCAGCGATTATAGCGTCAATGCTTGTGGCGCTGATGGTTGTTCCCGCTGCATGTGCAAGGTTTACGCAGCACAGTGCGCAACGCGGTGAGAATCTGGCCAAACCCATGGCACTGCCACGGGCCATAGTGACTATGCTCGCGCATCCTACTCAGCGCCGACTGTGTATCGTCATAGGCGTATTCGCGCTGCTTGGCGGAGCTTGGCTGCTAATGCCCAAAGCGGAGTATTTACCCGAAGGGGAAGAGCCCAAGGCTTTTTCCATGATGATTGCACCGCCGGGTTACAACCTCAGTCATATGCAGAAAATTAGCGATGAGCTGCTGCCCTACTTTAATCGCCATCTTAATGACGATGGTACTGCTTACAACGCCGGGGAAACGGCTATGCCGCCGCTAAAGTATTACTCCATGTCGGTGGGGGTAGGCAGTATTTGGTTTTTAAGTGAACCTAAAGATCCGCAACATATTGAGGCCATGATGGCGGCCATCACTGATAAATTCAAAAGCTACCCAGGAATGCGCGCTTTTTCCTCCCGGGGCTCAATCATATCCAGCAATGACGGTGGCACCCGCGCTGTGGCTATTGATATTAGCGGCCCCGAGCAAACGGCGTTGTATCGCGCTGCCGATGCCGTGTATCGCCTTGCCAGTGAGGTGTTTGACAACCCCCAAGTTGACTCCGAGCCGTCATCGCTGACCCTGGACCAACCGCTTATTGAAATCAAACCACGCTGGCAGCGCCTCGCTGAGGTGGGTGTAAGCGCCGAGGAACTCGGTTATACCGTGGCTGCACTGAGTGACGGTGCCTATGTTGATGAATTGATCCTTGATGATGATAAGGTCGATGTGTTTCTTTTCTCCGAGGCTGGCAATCGCCAAAGTTTGGCACAATTAGCCCAATCACCGGTAGTGACGCCACAAGGGATACTGCCATTGAATGCCTTGGCGGATTTAGAGGAAAAAGCGGACAGTGACAGTTTACGCCGTGTTGATGGGCGGCGCACGGTCACCGTGTATATTATACCGCCTCGCGATGTGGCCTTGGAAACAGCGCAGCAACGGGTGCGTGAACAACTGTTGGTGCAGTTAAAGCAGCAAGGCGACTTATTACCGGGAGTAAATGTGAGTATCGGTGGCGCAGCCGATCAGCTCGACAAGACCCGAGCTGCACTAAGCAGTAACTTTATCGTCGCGCTGGCGCTGTGTTATTTGTTGTTGGTCGCTATTTTCAAACACTGGGGTTATCCACTGTTTATTATGGCCACCGTCCCTTTAGGTATGGCCGGTGGGCTGTTGGGCTTGGTGATGATCAACGGTCTCGGAGGGCTATTGGCGGGCTTTCATCAGCCTTTCGATATGATCACTATGCTGGGCTTTTTAATTCTCCTTGGCACGGTGGTGAATAACCCTATTCTTATTGTTGACCAAAGCCGACGCAACATAGAGTCTGGCGCACAGTCGGTGCTTGAAGCGGTTACTAACGCGCTGCAAACGCGCTTAAAACCTATTGTTATGTCGACCATGACGACTTTGTGTGGCTTAGCTCCGCTGGTGTTTATTCCCGGCGAGGGGTCGGAGTTGTATCGTGGTGTGGGGATGATCGTGCTGTGCGGGATTGCGGTATCAACATTGGTCAGCTTAACCGTGTTGCCAGCGCTGTTGGTAAGTCTGCTGAGACATAAGCAACGCTAGAGCAAAGCCCACCGTAGAGTGGGCTTTTTATGCCTTAATAGTGGCCTATGACTGGTATTATTGCCCTAGGACCGAGAATAGCTTTTTCAGCTGCGGCATGTATTCTTCTACCAAAGCAATATTAGTGTCGCTGACATCCTCACTCGCTTGATTTGCACTGCCCATGGCACCGAGCAAAGAGTTGGTCTTGTTGCTACTACCAGAGAGGCTTTGTAGGCCGCCCATAACCTCATCAACACGGGCCTTATCTTCGGCAGATAAATCGCCTTTAACATTGGCTAAATACGCGGCAGTCACTTCACTGCCGACACTGATCAGTTGCTCAGGGGTAAAGCCATAGCGGCTGATCACATCTGCAAACTGTTGGTAGCTATCGGTATTTTTCAACATCGCAATGGCGCTATCACTCATTGACTTGTTGTTTTGCTCGCTACCTTGGGCGCCGAGTAGGGCGGCACTATCAAACTGCTGCCCTTGCTTATCTGCCCAATTGGTCACAGCGGGTGCTGCCTTAATAAAGTTTTCGACGTCTTTTTCCGTGAGCTCTAGCGCCAGAGCCTGAGCGCTGGTAAAGGCCGTGGTCGCGGCCAGTGTAAGCGCCATCAATAAATTCTTCATTGTTCTCTCCATGCAGGTATTGTGTAGGTGGTGTCGTTATTGTCTAAATTCACTGAGTTGGGCCTTGGCGCGCTCAGTGATAAACTCAATGTCATCAATGATAGTTCAAAGTCGTTAAGGCAAGATGAATAGATGTTGCAGATATCTAATACGGTGACCATAGACGAATGGGAAGTGGAGCTGTCTGCCATCCGCTCGCAAGGGGCCGGTGGTCAGAACGTCAACAAGGTGGCAACGGCGATCCATTTGCGCTTTGATATTAACCGCTCGAAATTACCCGACTTTTATAAACAGCGGCTACTGGCCTATCGCGATAGCCGTATCACTAAAGATGGGGTTGTGGTGATCAAGGCACAAAGTCATCGCACTCAAGAGCTCAATCGGGAAGAAGCACTGAAACGTTTAAAAGAGCTTATTTTGGCCGCCACCAAGGTTGAGAAAAAGCGCCGCCCCACCAAACCTACACGCAGCGCTCAGCGTAAACGTGTGGACAAAAAAGTGCAGCGCGGGCGTACTAAGCAATTGCGCAAAATACCCAAACTTTAAAGGCGAGAAAATGCCTTGATTAGGGTGGCTAATTGGCATCGCACCAAGTAATGTGGTGAAAGTAATTGCAGCCACCTTACAATGAGCCACGGAGGCACAATGGATTTGCTCAGCACACTTAACCTAGCATACCCAATTATTCAGGCGCCTATGGCGGGAGTACAAGATGAAAAGCTCGCCATAGCCGTTGCTCATGGCGGTGGTTTAGGCTCCCTTCCTTGTGCCATGCTCAGTGCAGAGCAAATCATGGCGCAAGTCAGTGAATTTCGCCAACACACCCAGCGTGCCCCAATTAATCTTAACTTTTTCTGCCATTCTATGCCGAGCTTAAATCAGGCTGAGCAAAGCCGCTGGCAGCAATTGTTAGCACCTTATTATCAGGCACTTGAATGTCACCCAAACGATGACCTAGGGGTGCTCAGGCAACCGTTTTCTGCGCAGCATGTTGCTGTGCTGGAGCAGCTGCGCCCGGAAGTCGTAAGCTTTCATTTTGGCTTGCCTGAAGAAAAACAATTACAACGTGTAAAAGCAACCGGTGCTGTGGTGTTATCCTCAGCGAACACATTAGCCGAGGCGCGCTGGCTCGCCCAGCATGGGTGTGATGTGATTATTGCTCAAGGTATTGAAGCGGGAGGCCATCGTGCGATGTTCTCATCAACGCTTGCTGAGCAGGGGACAACGGCGCAATTGTGTCAGCAAATCCTGGCTGCCAAAGACATTAACGTGCCAGTGATAGCTGCGGGCGGCATTACTCAGGCTGAGCACGTGGCACATTATTTGAGCATGGGAGTCATTGCTGTACAGGTAGGCACCAGTTACCTGTTGTGTGATGAGGCCACTACCAGTGCTGTGCATCGTCAAGCGCTGCGCGCAGAGCACCGGCAAACGGCAATAACCAACTTATACTCTGGCCGCCCGGCGCGGGGGATCACCACCTCTTTTATGCAAGAGCAAGGCTTTATAAGCGACCAAGTCCCTGCTTTCCCCTACGCCAGTGCCAAGCTAGCACCACTACGTGCTAAGGCGCAAACCTTGGGCAAAGATGATTTTACGCCGCTATGGAGTGGCACCGATCGCAGTGGCTGCCACGCCATAAGCGCAGCCGAACTGACTCGGGATTTAGCCGCACAACTCAAATAGCCGCGTCAATGAGCGGCTAATTATCATTAGGTAATAATCTGCGCATCAGGGATGGTGCGCTTGATGTAGGTTTTTAAGTCGTCCACGTAGTGGCTATCAAATACAAGGCTGACTTGACCCCCGCCGTTGTAGGGCAATTGGAATAGGCCTTTGTCATCACACGTGTCGATAACGACTTTACGGATCTCATGCACCGGGAACAAGGCTTCGCCAACACTGAGTAGCTCTTCTTCGACCTTGATGTGCTCGAAAGGATTAACGAGCTGTTCGCTCATACCATAACGATAGCGATGCCACAGCAGGGGAACATTAATTAAACCCGCAGCTCCCCATAGGCGGTAATCATCGCGAACAAAGCCAGCGACCAATAGGGTGATGGCTAACAAGGCGAGCACCCACATCCACCATCCTGTTTTTCCTAATTTGCTAAATGCGCTATGCATGGCCCATCCTTCTGCTTACTAGAGGTATTCATGGTAACGGGATTGGCGAGTAAGGAAAAGCCCTGTGCTGCTACGAAGAATAAGCCGATGTATCACTTAATTTGCGGGAGCGGCAGCAACCACAAACCAAGACCCACTGATAGATATCCCAGAAAGATACATGGCCCGGGTCAGCTTCGCCTGTTTGTGCAGCACAGGGGGAAGTTCACTGTTCAAGGGAACAATATTGATGTTATGTTATAACAACTTGGTTTTCAACCCCAACTCGGGTAAAGCCTCAGAATTGTTAGGTAAAGGTATGATGGCGCGTGGCCGCAAAGCGATTCAAAATATGGTGGATAACATACACTAGACATAAACTGGCGGTGATCGCCACACACACAGAGCTGAAGCGGTACAATGCGCTATATACTAAGTCTTGGTTTGGCGCGAGTGATTGTCCGAATAAAATGCCAAAGGTGGTGATAACGCCAAATCCAACCCCCGGCATACCGCCTCCTAATACATGGTAGCGACTAAAGACAAAGGTGAGGATCCACAACACCAATATTGGAAACACCAGAATCTGGCTGTAGGTAAACAAGAGTAATTGCGCTGCCAACGCCAAGTTGCAACCGATTAACGTGCCGATAGCGCGTTGCCAACCCGCCATTGATGCCGCTTTCCAACACAGTGGAAAGAGAATCAAAATAGAGGCGGCTTGGGCCGATACCGAATCTTGTAAATCCAGTATCTGAAAGACCATAAAAGAGAGGGTGGCGACGGTGGCACATAACAGCACCTCATGGCGGACACTGGCTGCATCTTTAGCGGCGCGCGAGATGGGCGTGCGCGTGCTCACATCAGGAAATAGCCAATGCATAATATAGGCACTGACTAGGCTCACAGTTACTGCCAAAAAGTTACTAAAGATCAATGGGTATAAGCCCAAGCCGGTGGCGCTGTAACTGGCGAAATGTAATTGAATAGATAGCCCAACCACACTCATGGCGCCGAATAGGAAGTGGGCACCGCGACTCATTTGATAAAATAACAATGCAAACATGGCAAAAGCCAGTATCGACATCAGGATTGGATGAAAACCAAATAAGCCTTGCAGCACCAATACCGCGAAGCCACAAAACAATGCACTGGCGATAAACTGGCGGACAATATGCGCATTTATGATCGGTACTAAACCCAGCAACAGCATAGGGTAGACAGTAAAGAAAATACCATTGGGCCAATCAAACAGCTTACTCAAGCTAAACCCGAGCGTTGCGCCGGTGGCGATGCGGAGCATTTGGCGAATGTCGTTGGCGGTTAGGCTCATGGCACAGCTCCTTGGTTAATAGATATAGTGCATTAGGCTCACGGCCTGAATTTGTGCGTTGGCTAGCAGTTGCTCCACTGGGTCATCGGGCACGATTTGCACGGTGGCTCTCGCGCCACTGGCAAGGTGGGTTGAGGTAAACTCATCATCGAGTTGCAAATGCACGCGTTGACGTTGGGCATCACGGACCCAGCGGTTAGAGGTTTCGACCTCAGCCAGGGTCCCATTGGCGCTGAGCTGCCCGGCGCTTGAGCCTGCGGCAAGCTCGCTGACATGGGCTGCAAACACTTGCCCGGGTAGAGCATCGAAGCTGACTAAGGCGCGGTTGCCGATACGCACGTGATACAGCGATTTTTCACGAAAATCAGCGGCCAAGTCTAGTTGCTCAGTCACCAGCCCCGTCATCGCCATTCCTGCTTTGGCATAGGTACCTGTGGTCACTTGTAGATTGCTAATAATGCCATCATGAGGCGCCACCACTTCGGTATAACTGAGATTCAGCTGTGCCTGCTGCAGCTGATTACGGGCCTGTTGCCAAGCGATATTGTCCTCACCGTGCGCGCCGCGCTTTATTATCAGTGCTTGCAGCTTGGCTTTTACGGTACTGACCTGTGCCTGGGCACTGGCCAGTGCGGCACTGATCTCATCACTGCGCTGCTGCGAAATAGCCTGTTTATCAAGTAGGGTACGGCTGCGTTGATGTAGGCTTTGCTGCTCATGTAACTTGGCTTGAGCCGCCGATAAGTCGGCGCGCAAAGCCTTGATGTCAGCATCGAGCTGTTGGTTTTGCTGTTGCACTTGTGCCAAGGCCAGTTCGGCTCGTTTTACAGCAAGTTGGTATGGGCGAGGGTCGATACGCATGAGTACCTCGCCTTGGCGCACATGTTGATTATTGCGAACCGCCACAGTAACAATTTTGCCATTAACCTGCGGGGTGATTTGCGTCACTGGGTGGTAAACGCGCGCCTGTGGTGTCATTGGCATGTATAAATCAGCAACAATAAAATAGCCAAAGCACAGGATAAACAGCATGATGGCGATTTTAACGTAGCGTGCGAACTGCTGATCGGGAGTCGGTTGCTGGCTCACTCTTGGTCCTCCATAAATTGATTGGCATTGTCTTCTAAGGCCACTAGGCCAAGCGCCATCATATTAAGCTGCTCATCGCTCAACCCTCGGTATAAGTGAGTTTTGACCTCGCTGATCCGCGCTTTGAGCGCCGATAATTGCTGTTCACCTTGCGCTGTGAAATATAGGCGCCGACAGCGCTTATCGTGCTCATCGACACGGCGCTCAATCACCTGTGCGTGCTCCAGTTGTTTCAGGGTGCGGGTGAGGCTTGGCATTTCTATATCTAAGCTAGTGGCCAGTTGGTGCTGCGTACAGCCTTCGCCAAGATGGTGCATATGCATCATTGCCGTCCAACCCGGTTGTGTGAACCCTAGTGGCTCAACGGCGACTGACACCGCTTGTCGGCAGATACGGTGAACGCGGCCAAGCTTGCCACATAAGCTTAAATCGAGGGTTTCATGAAAAGGAATATCAGCCATGGTGCAGCGCTCTCATTTAGTTAGCAGGCTAAGTATATTACAATAGTTAGCACGCTAAGTAAATATTCGAGGTTATTTGCCAAGGCTATGTCGGAGGACTCAACCTGGGTGTGAACCCTTAGAAGGGTGATGTAGTTAGCAATAAAAAGGCAATTTGATGACTGTTAAGCAGCGCGCATTTATGGGAGTTTGATGGAGGTTGCGCTGCTGTCATCAATGTTGCGATAGTGCGAGTAAGAAGAGATTATCAAAGCGCTCCGAGTGCCCCCCGTTGGGCTTATATTTCAATTTAAAAAAAGGGGCTACAGCTTTACTGTAAACCCCTTTGACACTTTGTTGATGTGCCAGTTACAGCGGCAATACCTCGAACACGGCCACATAACTGCCACGGCGAGTTTGCGCCGGAGCTTTGGCTTGCTGGTCTTCATACTCGGCTTCAAACCAGTACATTCCTGGCTGCGTAAATTGCAGCTCAATTTGACCATTATCATCGGCGGTTAACTGTGTGGCGATGTTGCTATCACGATACCGCTCGCCTTGACGAACTAAGGTTACCTTTGCCCCAACTGCAGGCTGGCCATCGATCAGTAGCTGCATAGGAGCACTTTCATCAACGTATAAATCGTTCGGGTGGGTTAGGGCATTAAGCTCGAGCCCTTGGCCGCTTGGGGTAATTGCCGTGTCATTAGGAGCTCCAAGGGTGACGAAGGTTTCCATGCGACGAGCAACATCGCTCACTTGCAACTCTTTGGCATCGCTGGGTACTTGCTGTTTGAACTGCGCTAAAGTGCCGGTCTTTCCACGGCCAGGCCAATATTGACGTTCGCCCTCTGCATCCACCCAGCGGGCGACAATGGAGCGGCTGGCGTTAAATACGCGGTAGGTTCCTTGCTGCTGTAGGTGCAGATCAAACACACTGCGATAGCGAAGCTTGGCGCTATTTTCTAAATCCACAGCTTGGCCATCGGGGCCAATTGCAGTCAGTCGCTCAAGCGGATAGGCATAATGGTCGGGATTAAAAATGCCGTTGGCGATTGCGGCGTCAAAGGTGATCCATTCATCATCACCTGAGACCACTGTGGTACTTGGTTTAAGCCACACTCGGTGGGCGTGTGCTGATTGGCTAATAACGGCTGTGGTTGCAAGGGCGGTGCATAGCGCCGCGCTGATAATTGTTGCTAGCTTCATGTGTTAGGCTCCATAGTTAGTGTAATTGTGCCGAGCTCATGCTGGCCTTGCTCGGTATGGTGTTGTGATTGGGTTATCGGTAATGTCAGGGGAATGCGGATCAGCTCGCGCCCGCCTAATTCCCTCGCCGCTTCAA
This Pseudoalteromonas ruthenica DNA region includes the following protein-coding sequences:
- a CDS encoding efflux RND transporter permease subunit, coding for MLAASVKHATLVAVAVLICVILGVVAAFKIPVQMIPDLEVRTITVVTNWPGATPQDVEKEILIEQERYLRSLANLKRMSSYANTGEAEIELEFPFGVDVNEALINVSNALSQVPNYPENVDQPVLYSSSFSANAFMFFTLKPQPGNPLNIDVDMLRDYAEDFVRPEMERVSGVSQVNVRGGALYQVQILIDQQQLASRNISLVAVRDAIRSRNRDASAGDIDGGKRRYLLRMVGRFESAQALAELVIAQRDNTTIRLKDVATIKLDHYELRDIDYNDGERALMLSVRRESGSNVMAIKEQMMQVVERINQDMLANNGLQLTLLSDDVRYVKGSVENVWTNLALGALLATLVMFWFLKSPRSTLIGVLGIPICTIAAFLGLLLFERTINVISLAGVAFAIGMTVDNTIVVLENIEQARRRGLDKINAAIAGVQEVWPAVVASTLTTVLVFAPILFIRQEAGQLYSDVAIAISAAIIASMLVALMVVPAACARFTQHSAQRGENLAKPMALPRAIVTMLAHPTQRRLCIVIGVFALLGGAWLLMPKAEYLPEGEEPKAFSMMIAPPGYNLSHMQKISDELLPYFNRHLNDDGTAYNAGETAMPPLKYYSMSVGVGSIWFLSEPKDPQHIEAMMAAITDKFKSYPGMRAFSSRGSIISSNDGGTRAVAIDISGPEQTALYRAADAVYRLASEVFDNPQVDSEPSSLTLDQPLIEIKPRWQRLAEVGVSAEELGYTVAALSDGAYVDELILDDDKVDVFLFSEAGNRQSLAQLAQSPVVTPQGILPLNALADLEEKADSDSLRRVDGRRTVTVYIIPPRDVALETAQQRVREQLLVQLKQQGDLLPGVNVSIGGAADQLDKTRAALSSNFIVALALCYLLLVAIFKHWGYPLFIMATVPLGMAGGLLGLVMINGLGGLLAGFHQPFDMITMLGFLILLGTVVNNPILIVDQSRRNIESGAQSVLEAVTNALQTRLKPIVMSTMTTLCGLAPLVFIPGEGSELYRGVGMIVLCGIAVSTLVSLTVLPALLVSLLRHKQR
- a CDS encoding short-chain dehydrogenase, which translates into the protein MKNLLMALTLAATTAFTSAQALALELTEKDVENFIKAAPAVTNWADKQGQQFDSAALLGAQGSEQNNKSMSDSAIAMLKNTDSYQQFADVISRYGFTPEQLISVGSEVTAAYLANVKGDLSAEDKARVDEVMGGLQSLSGSSNKTNSLLGAMGSANQASEDVSDTNIALVEEYMPQLKKLFSVLGQ
- the arfB gene encoding alternative ribosome rescue aminoacyl-tRNA hydrolase ArfB, producing the protein MLQISNTVTIDEWEVELSAIRSQGAGGQNVNKVATAIHLRFDINRSKLPDFYKQRLLAYRDSRITKDGVVVIKAQSHRTQELNREEALKRLKELILAATKVEKKRRPTKPTRSAQRKRVDKKVQRGRTKQLRKIPKL
- a CDS encoding NAD(P)H-dependent flavin oxidoreductase, with amino-acid sequence MDLLSTLNLAYPIIQAPMAGVQDEKLAIAVAHGGGLGSLPCAMLSAEQIMAQVSEFRQHTQRAPINLNFFCHSMPSLNQAEQSRWQQLLAPYYQALECHPNDDLGVLRQPFSAQHVAVLEQLRPEVVSFHFGLPEEKQLQRVKATGAVVLSSANTLAEARWLAQHGCDVIIAQGIEAGGHRAMFSSTLAEQGTTAQLCQQILAAKDINVPVIAAGGITQAEHVAHYLSMGVIAVQVGTSYLLCDEATTSAVHRQALRAEHRQTAITNLYSGRPARGITTSFMQEQGFISDQVPAFPYASAKLAPLRAKAQTLGKDDFTPLWSGTDRSGCHAISAAELTRDLAAQLK
- a CDS encoding DUF2955 domain-containing protein, whose product is MSLTANDIRQMLRIATGATLGFSLSKLFDWPNGIFFTVYPMLLLGLVPIINAHIVRQFIASALFCGFAVLVLQGLFGFHPILMSILAFAMFALLFYQMSRGAHFLFGAMSVVGLSIQLHFASYSATGLGLYPLIFSNFLAVTVSLVSAYIMHWLFPDVSTRTPISRAAKDAASVRHEVLLCATVATLSFMVFQILDLQDSVSAQAASILILFPLCWKAASMAGWQRAIGTLIGCNLALAAQLLLFTYSQILVFPILVLWILTFVFSRYHVLGGGMPGVGFGVITTFGILFGQSLAPNQDLVYSALYRFSSVCVAITASLCLVYVIHHILNRFAATRHHTFT
- a CDS encoding HlyD family secretion protein; this translates as MLFILCFGYFIVADLYMPMTPQARVYHPVTQITPQVNGKIVTVAVRNNQHVRQGEVLMRIDPRPYQLAVKRAELALAQVQQQNQQLDADIKALRADLSAAQAKLHEQQSLHQRSRTLLDKQAISQQRSDEISAALASAQAQVSTVKAKLQALIIKRGAHGEDNIAWQQARNQLQQAQLNLSYTEVVAPHDGIISNLQVTTGTYAKAGMAMTGLVTEQLDLAADFREKSLYHVRIGNRALVSFDALPGQVFAAHVSELAAGSSAGQLSANGTLAEVETSNRWVRDAQRQRVHLQLDDEFTSTHLASGARATVQIVPDDPVEQLLANAQIQAVSLMHYIY
- a CDS encoding MarR family transcriptional regulator, whose protein sequence is MADIPFHETLDLSLCGKLGRVHRICRQAVSVAVEPLGFTQPGWTAMMHMHHLGEGCTQHQLATSLDIEMPSLTRTLKQLEHAQVIERRVDEHDKRCRRLYFTAQGEQQLSALKARISEVKTHLYRGLSDEQLNMMALGLVALEDNANQFMEDQE
- a CDS encoding DUF4198 domain-containing protein gives rise to the protein MKLATIISAALCTALATTAVISQSAHAHRVWLKPSTTVVSGDDEWITFDAAIANGIFNPDHYAYPLERLTAIGPDGQAVDLENSAKLRYRSVFDLHLQQQGTYRVFNASRSIVARWVDAEGERQYWPGRGKTGTLAQFKQQVPSDAKELQVSDVARRMETFVTLGAPNDTAITPSGQGLELNALTHPNDLYVDESAPMQLLIDGQPAVGAKVTLVRQGERYRDSNIATQLTADDNGQIELQFTQPGMYWFEAEYEDQQAKAPAQTRRGSYVAVFEVLPL